GAAGGGCGAGGCGGGCGATTGCCTGCTATTCTACCGTATGGGCGATTTCTTCGAGCTGTTCTTCGAGGATGCGCGCGTGGCCGCCGGCGTGCTGGACATCGCGCTGACCAGCCGCGGCGAGCATGACGGGCAGCCCGTGCCGATGTGCGGCGTGCCGGTGCACTCGGCCGAGAGCTATCTTGCCCGGCTGATCAAGGCGGGCTGCCGCGTGGCCATCGCGGAACAGGTGGAAACGCCGGAGGAGGCAAAGGCGCGGGCCAAGCGCGAGGGCCTGCCGTCCTCGAAAGTGCTGGTGGCGCGCGACATCGTGCGCTTCGTCACCGCCGGAACGCTGACCGAGGAAGCCCTGCTGGAGCCGCGCCGCGCAAACATGCTGGCTGCAGTGTGCGAGCTGCGCGGCAGCGTGGGAATTGCTGCCTGCGATATCTCGACCGGGCGGATGGAGCTGGAGGAATGCGCGCCCGATGCGCTGCCCGCTGCGCTGGCCCGGATCGGCGCGAGCGAGCTGGTAGCGCCTGAAGGCTGGCCGGCAGCGCCTGACGCCATCCCCCGCCCCGCCAGCGATTTTGCCAGCGATGACGGCGCGGCGCGGCTGAAGGCGATCCATGGCACCTCCACGCTGGATGGCTTTGGCAGTTTCACCCGCGCCATGCTCGCGGCGGCCGCCGGGCTGGTCGCGTATCTCGACCATGCCGGGCGCGGCACGCTTCCCTTCCTGCTGCCGCCCGTGGCCCGGGCCAGCGATGCTGCGCTGGCGATGGACGAGGCTACACGCACCAGCCTGGAAATCCTCACCGCGCAGGATGGCGGGCGCGCCGGCAGCCTGGCGGCGGCAGTGGACCGCTGCTCCACCGGTGCAGGCGCGCGGCTGCTGGCAGAAGACCTCTCCGCGCCCCTGCGCGACCGCGCAGCAATCGAGCAGCGGCTGGCGCTCGTCGCCTTCCTGCATGACGATCCGATCCTGCGCGCGGACCTGCGCGAAGTGCTGCGCGCGCTGCCCGATATCGGGCGGGCGCTGGGCCGCATCGTTGCCGGGCGCGGGTCCCCGCGCGACCTTGGGCAGGTGCGTGACGGGCTGGTGGAGGCACGCCGCGTGCGCGACTTCCTGCAAGCGAGCGACGAGCGCCCCGCCCTGCTGGACAGGCTGCTGCCGGACATGGGCGGCCACGGCGCGCTGACGGATCTGCTCGGCCGCGCGCTGGTTCCTTCGCCTCCCACCGAACGCCAGGGCGGCGGCTATATCGCGGCAGGCTACGATGCGGCGCTGGACGAGCTGCGCGATGTCTCCGGCAATGCGCGCCGCGCCATCGCCGCGCTGGAAGGCCGCTACCGCGAGGAGACGGACACCCCCTCGCTGAAGATCAAGCATAACGGCGTGCTCGGCTATTTCATCGAAGTCCCGGCCAAGCACGGCGACAAGCTGATGGCCGCGGACAGCGGCTTCACCCATCGCCAGACCATGGCCAATGCGGTGCGTTTCAACTCCCTGAAACTGCACGAGGAGGCGAGCCGCATCTCCGAGGCGGGCGGGCGGGCCCTGGCAGCGGAAGAGGCGCATTTCGAGGAGCTGGTCGAGGCCGTCGTGACCGCGCGGCAGGCGATTGCCGCCACGGCAGCGGCGCTGGCCCGGCTGGACGTCGGCGCAGGACAGGCGGAACGCGCGGCGGAAGGCGGCTGGGCACGGCCGGAGATCGCCGAAGCGCGCTGCCTGGAAATCGAAGGCGGGCGCCATCCGGTGGTGGAAGCGGCGCTGGCGAAGTCCGGCGAGCGCTTCGTCGCCAACGATTGCACCTTGGGCGAGACCGACCGGCTATGGCTGATCGGCGGGCCGAACATGGGCGGCAAATCCACCTTCCTGCGCCAGAACGCGCTGATCGTGCTGCTGGCACAGGCGGGCGGCTATGTGCCCGCCAGCCGCGCGAAGATCGGGCTGGTGGACCGGCTCTTCAGCCGCGTCGGCGCATCGGACAACCTCGCCCGCGGACGCTCCACCTTCATGGTCGAGATGGTCGAAACCGCCGCCATCCTGAGCCAGGCGACGGAGGACAGCTTCGTCATACTGGACGAGGTCGGGCGCGGGACCTCCACCTATGACGGGCTGGCGCTGGCCTGGGCCGTGGTCGAAGCGGTGCACGAGACGAACCGGGCTCGCTGCCTGTTCGCCACGCATTACCACGAACTGAGCCGGCTGGCCGAAACCTGCGACAGCCTTTCACTGCACCACGTCCGTGCGCGCGAATGGAAGGGCGAGCTGGTGCTGCTGCACGAGCTGGCGGAAGGGCCGGCGGACCGGTCCTACGGCCTGGCCGTGGCCAAGCTGGCTGGTGTGCCGCAGCCCGTGGTCAAGCGCGCGAAGTCTGTCCTCGACAAGCTTGAAAAAGGCCGCGCCGAGACCGGCGGGCTTGCCGCCGGGCTTGGCGAATTGCCGCTTTTCGCCGCTGCCGCCGAGGCGGAGGAGGAAGAGTGCGACCTGCTGCGCGAGAAGCTCAGCGCCACCGATGTGGACGCGCTTTCCCCGCGCGAGGCGCTGGAGCTGCTGTATGAGCTGAAGCGCGAAGCGGGAACGGGCTGAGCCGCGCGGGCATTACCTTACAATGGCAGAAAATCCCGACCCCGCGTCCGACACCGACAAGAGCACGAAATGGGCGGAGGACCGGACCGATTGGGCCGAGGACCGCACCATCATGGCGCTGGAGCGAACCTTTGCCGGCTGGATGCGCACCGCCTTCGCGGCCATCGCCATCGGCATCGGCTTTCGCGCCCTATTTGGCGAGTTCGAGCCACCATGGCTGGCCAAGGCCATCGCGACGATGTTCATCACGCTGGCGATCGTTTTTGCGCTGGGCGCAGAGCGGCGGGCCTGCCGGGCCTTCACCCGGCTTTCCAGCCACGCAGTGGACTCGCCCAAGCTGCCCAATATCAAGCTGATCGCTTATGCGATCTCCGCCGGGGCGGCCCTGCTGATCGTGGCGCTATGGGTGCTGAATGACGGACAGATTGCCGCCTGACGATCCGCTCTAGTCCTTCGGGGCTGCTTCGCCGTCGGAGGGCAGGTCGCGGTCGATCTTGTTCGCTTCGCCATACTTGCCGGCATTGTCATCCATGTTCGGCTCACCGCTGTAAGCGTCCATGTCGATCCGGCCGGAGCTTTCCATGTCGCGCATGTGGTCGACAAGATCCTGCGTGGAATCGCCCATCAGGCCGGAGCTGTTCGGAGACTTCGTGCTTTCGGTCGGGCTGCCGGTCTCTTCGGTCAGCGCCTGTGCCTGCGCGGCAACTTCCTGCGCCTGGCTGCGGTGATCGTCCTGCTCGTCATTGTGCAGTTCCGGCGCCTGGTCAGCCATGCGCTGTTCTTTCGATTCCGGGTTCGTATCACTCATCGGGAGTCTCCTTTCCCCGTCAACGGGCAGGAGACAGGCCGCGTTCCCGCATATTAGCGGTTTGCGCCCGGTACCCAGAGCGGATCGCCGCCCTGCGCAGCATTTACGGCGCGGGAGAGAACGAAGAGGTAATCCGAAAGCCGGTTGATATAGGCAAGGGCAGCCGGATTGACCGGCTCCGACGCAGCAAGCTCCGCCATCGCCCGTTCGGCCCGCCGGACCGTGCCGCGTGCGATATGCAGGCGCCCCGCGCCCTCGCTGCCGCCCGGCAGGATGAAGCTGGTCAGCGGCTCGAGATTTTCGTTGAGCGCATCGATCGCCTGCTCCAGCCAGTCCACCTGCGACTGCACGATGCGCAGCACCATTTCGGACGGCGCAAAGTCGTCTCCCGGGGTCGCAAGGTCCGCGCCCAGGTCGAACAGATCGTTCTGGATGCGGGTTAGGGCCTCGGCATGATCCTGCGCGGCGAGCAGGGCGAGGCCGAGCGCGGCATTCGCCTCGTCCACCACGCCGATCGCGTCCATGCGCGGGCAGAATTTCGCCACCCGGCTGCCATCGACGAGGCCACTGGTGCCGTCATCGCCGGTGCGGGTGTAAATCTTGTTGAGTTTTACCATCGGCCGGGCGCAGCGCCGATCAGCTGGCCATGGCGAGGATGATCGCCACAACCACGATGGCCAGTGCCTGGTACTTGATGCGCGCGAACATCGCCTGGTTCTGCTTCGTCTGGTTGGCATGCATGCGCTCGTCCCCTTCCTCCAGGTCCATCTTGGTGGACTGCAGGAACGCGACGATGCCGCGCACGAGCGCGACGACGACCATGACCATGAGGAAGACGAGGACGATGATGAGGACTGTCTGCATGGCGTCAAGATAGGGAGGGTGAGAGGCTTATTCCAGAGGGGAAGCGGCCCGCCCTGATATCGGCCGCCAGTGCGGGGCCATCCTCCCCCGCCAGCCGCCTTTCGGACAGCCCGAAACCCGCTGCGCCAGAGCCGCGCCGCTTCGCCAGTTTCTGTCCGTCCGGCTCCACCAGCAGCGCGTGGTGATGCCAGCGCGGCACGGGCAGGCTGAGCAGTTCCTGCAGCAAGCGGTGCACATGGGTGGCGGCAAATAGGTCCGATCCGCGCGTCACCAGCGTCACCCCATCCGCCGCATCGTCCAGCGTGGCGGCAAGATGGTAGCTGGCCGGCGTAGCGGCATCCTTGCGGACCAGCACGACATCGCCGAGCAGCCCTGGCTGCGCCTCCTGCTCTCCGGCCAGCTCGTCCGACCAGGTCAGCGCGCCGGTCCGGCTGACGGCTTCATCGACATCCAGCCGCCATGCGAACGGCCCCTCGCCGACAGGGCCGCGCGTCCGGCAGGTTCCGGGATAAAGCGGCGCGCCCATGGGATCGGTCTGCGTCGCGGCGGCGGCAATGTCGGCGCGGGTGCAGGAACAGGGATACAGCAAGCCTTCCCCGCGCAGCGTCTCCGCCGCCGCCTCGTAAGCTTCGATACGTGTGGACTGCGCTGCGACCTCTTCCCATTCCAGCCCCAGCCACGCCAGGTCGGCGCGGAATTGCTCAGGCAGTTCGGACCGCGAACGGCCGCCGTCGATATCCTCGATCCGCAACAGGAAGCGGCCGGCCCGCGCCGCCACCAGGTCATGTGCCACGATGGCGCTGTAAGCATGGCCGAGGTGCAGCGGGCCGTTGGGGCTGGGGGCGAAGCGGGTGATCGTCACGCAGGCTTCCTAGCGCAAATGCGGGGACAGCAAGTGGAAAGCTGTGGATTGCCTGCGCGTAACCGGGTTGACGCAATGCCGTGCAAATGGTGACCTGCCGTCAATCGGGAGGGAGCCGCGACGTGTTCAAGGCCGATCTGATCGAAAGGGCCGCAAACTTCCGCTCCATGGCGGAGGATCCCGAACGCACGCTGGAAAGCTGCCCGGCGCTGGTCCTGAACGCCGATTACACCCCGCTATCCTATTACCCGCTCTCGCTCTGGCCTTGGCAGACCGCGATCAAGGCGGTGTTCCTGGAGCGGGTGGACATCATCGCCAGTTACGACCGGGCGGTGCATTCGCAGAGCCTCGACATGAAAGTGCCCAGCGTCATCGCGCTGCGGCAATATGTGAAGCCGAGTGAATTTCCCGCCTTCACGCGCTTCAACCTGTTCCTGCGTGACCGCTTCTCCTGCCAGTTCTGCGGCAGCCAGCAGCATTTGACCTTCGACCATGTCGTGCCCCGAAGACTGGGCGGCAAGACGACGTGGGAGAATATCGCCACCGCTTGCGCACCCTGCAACATGAAGAAAGGCGGGCGCACGCCGCAGCAAGCCGGCATGCAGCTCTACACAAGGCCCATCCGCCCGACGCACTGGCAGCTGCAACAGCAGGGCCGCGGCTTCCCGCCGAACTTCCTGCACGAAACCTGGCGCGACTGGCTTTACTGGGACATCGAGCTGGAGGCCTAAGCCGAATACATGGGTTCGTTTCTTGAAATCATGGGCAATGCCGACACCCTTAGTGCTGTGGCGGCGGGGTCCGTAGGGGCGCTGATCGGATTGATTGGCGTTGTCTGGGTAGCGAAAAGCAATTCCGCCGCTCAGACGGAGCTCAATATTTGGAACACCACCCTCGATCTGCAAAAAGAATTCAATAGCCGTGCAATGCAAGATGATCGCAGGACGGCAATGGATGCAATTTTGCGCTATCCAAAGATTAAATTGGAAGTCGGCGAAGAGAAAAAATTCAAAAGCCTTAGTCGAGACGATTTGGATGCAATCTGGTCAGTGGCAGACTTTTATTATCGTCTCTCTTTGTTGGCGCGTAAAAATCGCGTCAAAAAAGACTATATTCCACGGGCATTCGGCCAAACTTTTGTTTGGTATATGACTGCGTATTTCGATGATTATGAAGACGGTCCAGCAGAAGAAATTGCTAAAGAACTACGCTGGCTAAAAAGCCAGATCATAGGTGAGTATTCCAATACGGAAGAGAGAGCAGCATTGGACCGTTGGGCATCGGCTGCGATCGTGAAGGCAGCAGAGACGGATCGTTAAGTCACCGCCGCCCTTTGCATGAACTCGTCACGCTCCCACTCGCCGGTCTGCAGGATTTCGCCCAGCGCTTCCGCGGCGCGGTAGCAATCTTCGTAGCGGATGTAGGCAGGCGCGAGGCCGAGGCGCAGGATGTCCGGATCGCGGAAATCGCCGATGATGCCGCGCGCGATCAGGGCCTGGCTGAGGGCATAGGCGTTCTCGTGGCGGAAACTGAGCTGGCTGCCGCGCTGCGCCGGGTCGGCTGGGCTGATGCAGGGCAGGTCCGGGGCGAAATGGGCGATGGCGCGGCGCAGGAACTCTGAAAGCCCGCGCGATTTTTCGACCAGACGGTCCATGCCGATCTCTGCCACCAGTTCCACGCCCTGCTCCAGCGCGGACAGACCCAATACGGGCGGCGTGCCCGCCAGCATCCGCTCCATCCCGGGCGCAGGGCGGTAATCGTCCTCGAAGGCAAAGGGTGCGGCATGGCCGAACCAGCCGGTCAGCGGCTGGCCCATCGTGTCGTGATGGCGCTCGGCCGCATAGGCGAATGCTGGCGCGCCGGGGCCGCCGTTGAGGTATTTGTAGCCGCAGCCGACCGCGAAATCGGCACCCGCCGCATTCAGCTGCACCGGCACAGCGCCGGTCGAATGGGAAAGGTCCCACAGCACCAGCGCGCCCGCTTCATGCGCCGCCTTCGTCAGCGCGGCCATGTCGAACATCTCGCCGGTCTTGTAATGCACATGGGTGAGCATCAGCAGGGCGACATCATCGTCCAGCGCATCGACCAGCCGTGCACGCTCCGCCAGGCGCCGCTCTGCCAGCCCCTGCGCTTCCAGCCCGGCGATCATGTAGAGGTCGGTCGGAAAATTGCCCGGCTCGCTCAGCACCACCTTCCGGCCGGGACGCATCTGCAGCGCCGCGGCTATCAGCTTGAATAGGTTCACGCTGGTGGAATCGCAGGCGATGACCTCGTGCGGTTGCGCGCCGATCAGCGGGGCGATCTTGCCGCCCACGCGCTGCGGCAAATTCACCCAGTCCGCCGTGTTCCAGCTGCGGATCAGCCCCTCGCCCCATTGCTTGCGGACCACCTCGCCCAGATGCGCCGCCGTGCGCAGCGGCAGGGCGCCAAGTGAATTGCCATCGAGGTAAATGACACCCGGCGGCAGGTCGAACTGCCCGCGATAGCCCGCAATGGCATCGCCCGCATCAAGCTCGCGCGCGGATTGCAGCAGCGTAGTGTCGGTCAAATCTCCGTCCTCACCGCCAGCAATTCGGGGAAGAAGCCCAGCTTTAGCACGCTTTCGAGGTAGGGCACGCCCGCCGTGCCGCCCGTACCGCGCTTGAAGCCGATAATCCGCTCCACCGTCTTTAGGTGCCCGAAGCGCCAGCGCTGGAAATGGTATTCCAGGTCCACCAGCTTTTCGGCCAGCTCGTAAAGGTCCCAGTATTCATCCGGCTGGCGATAGACCTGCGCCCAGGCCTGCGTCACTTCCGGGATCGCCTCGTGCGGGCCGGCAAGATCGCCCTTCACCAGCCCGTCCGGGATGCTGAAACCGCGCCGCCGCATCAGGCGCAGGACTTCGCCGTAAAGGCTCGGCCGCTCCAGCTCGGCGCGCAGCTTTGCCGCCACGTCGGGCGTTGCCTCGTGCATCGTCACCATGTCCGGGTTGCGGCCGCCCAGCATGAATTCCATCAGCCGGTATTGCGCGGACTGGAAGCCGCTGGAGCCGCCAAGGTGCGGACGGATCAGCGAATAATCGTGCGGGGTCATCGTGCTGAGCACGTCCCAGCTGGAAATCAGCTGGTTCTGAGCCCGCGCCACGCGCGCCAGCATCTTGAAGGCCGGGCTCAGCTCATCCGCGATGATCAGATCGCGCGCGGCGGAAAGCTCGTGCAGGCACAGCTTAAGCCACAGCTCGCTGGCCTGGTGGACGATGATGAAGAGAAATTCGTCATGCGCGTCCGATGCCGGATGCTGCGCAGACAGGACCCGGTCGAGGTCCAAGTAGCTTGAATAGGTAACGTCGCCATTCGCCATGCCGGGGGCTTACGCGAGAGCGGTTGCAAATGGAACTATTGCTCGATCACCTGCGTGGCGGGGTGATGCTTGTCGAGATGCGCCTTCACGATCCGCAGGTTCTTGCTGTTGGAGCGATAGAGGAAGTCGAACAGGTCGCCTGCAAGCGGGACCGCGCCCACTGCGCTGTCCACGGCGATATTGCCGGCCATGCGCAGAAGCTTCCATTTCGGCAGGCCCAGATTGCGCGCTTCCCACACGATATAGGCGCCCATGGCCGCGGTGATGAAATCGCCCACCACCGGGATGAGGCCCGCGATCGCGTCCAAGCCCACGGGCCGGTTGATACCGGGGATGACGAAGCTGCGTTCCAGCACCTTTTCCATCGCCTCTATCCGGCGGCGGATGCTTTGCGGATCATTGCCCAGCGGCAGGTCGAAGCCGTCTCTGCCTTCCATGGCGGGTCCGGCCTGCATCGGGCGGGGCCGGGCGGGGCGGGGCTTTTGCGGGTCTTCCATCGGGCAGCTCCTTCCGGTGTTAATTGGGGATTTGCGCCAGGGGGGGCAAGGGATGGAATGCCCAGGCATTGGGCACGAAGGCATCCAGCCCGCCGCGCACCAAGGACCAGCGGATCGGCGCGCCGATGGGGATGTAGATCGCTTCCTGCAGCATTTGCGCCTCCGCCTGCTCCATGATCTGCGCCATCGGCAGTTCGGACCGGCCCCTGACCGCAGCTGCGATCATGTCGTCCGCCTCGGGTGAGCAGACACCGCGATCGAGGTCGCAATGAAACTGGTTCAGATACCAGCGGGGCCCGGCGAAGCGCGCCGTCCGGTCCACCAGTACGATCTCCGCACTGGCACGGCGTTCCTCGCGCACGAGGTCCAGGCCCAGCGGCCGCCACTGGGCATCGAGTTCCGCGAACAGGCGATCGTTTCCCGGCCCTGCGGGGAGGTAAATGGTGACGCGCGCCGCGTCTTCGCCCAGCTGCGACACCAGCGATGCGATGCGCCGCCCGGCTTCCGAACGGCGTTCCTCCAGCGAGAATTGCGTCCAGCGTTCCGGCACATTGGCATCGCCATAGAGCGCCGGGGGCACGATGCGTGCGGTCGGGCTCCAGCCGGCGATGCCGAAGGGTTCGATCAGCGCATCGCGGTCCAGCGCCAGCGACAGGGCGTCACGGCCTTCCGGCGTCGAGAGCACGCCGTTCGTGCGAACCACCTGCAGGCCGAAGAGCCCGATGGCGGGATCGATACGCAGGGCACCGCGCGAAAGCGGACCGGGATCGGCCAGCGGCCAGAAATCCAGCCGCCCGCCGGTGACAAGGTCGCTCTGTCCGTCGAAGAAACCGGCAATGGCATCCTCGGCGGAAGCGGAGGAAAGCGCGACAGGGCGAAAATCCTGCGCCCAGTCCTCGTCTTCCGGCAAGCCGCGGCTGGAGGGCGAACGCATGGCGAGGTCGACCGTCCCCTCGCCGCCGTCCTCCATCATCATCGGGCCAAGGCCCTGCCGATTGGTGCGCAGGGCGAGTTCCGGCTGGGCGAGGACCTGGAGGAGGTTGGGCATGGGCGCGGAGAGCCGCAGTTCGACCACGCGGCCTGCCATGGCACGAACTTCCGCCACCGGCGCCAGGTCCAGGGCGAGCGACGTGCCTTCCAGCCCCGAAATCGCGCGTCTGAGCGAAGCGGCGGCCGTGCGCCCGTCAATGGCCGTGCCGTCGGGCCAGCGGGCATTGCGAAGACGGAAGATGTAGGACCGCCCATCGTCGGTGACGATCCAGCTGTCCGCCAGTCCGGGGATAACCTCGCCGCCGGCATCGAAGGTGACCAGGCCACTTGCCGTGGCGGCCCGGGCCAGTTGCGCGCCCGGTGCCAGCCGCAGGCCGGAATTGGTCAGGTCCTGCCCCTCGCCCGCCAGGACGACGCGCACAATTCCGTCATCGCTGCCTGAGCAGGCTGCGACCAGCAGGGTCAGTCCGGCAAGGAAGGATCGGGCGATTCCGCGCATGGCCGGCACCCTATGCGGATGCGGGGTCCAGCGGAAGAGTCAGATCTTGCGGATACGCGAATCGTCCTTTGCCACGCCAACCGGGCGTACAAAGCGCGGCGTGTCGGAATTGCCGGTGTTCGCTTCCATGGTCGCGCGTGCGAGTTGCGGATCGATTTCCTCGGCAAAGGCGATGCCGAACCGTTCGCCCTGGATCCAGGCGATGGAGCCTTCGACTTCGCCGATATTGCGCAGGACCACGGTAACAGGCGTGCCGCGCAGGACACGTGCATCGGCCGTTTCGGCCATCATCCCGCCAGCAGAAAGGTTGCGGACCTTCACGCGGAAGACCTGGTCCCCGCCATCCACGCGCACTTCTGCCAATAGGAAGAGGCTGTCGCGCTTGACCTGCCGTGTATCGACGTTGCTCATCAATCTCTCACCGTTCACGAATGGCGCGCAGCAGCCGGACCTTATCCCTGCCTTTGCGCACAAGAATTCATAACGCGGTGAATGCGCCGGGTCGGTTATCCAAAGCTTAATATCCACCGCCGCGATGGCAGTGTGTCCCGATCTGGGTCAGTCGTCGCGGGAGATCTTCTCGCGGCGTTCATGTGCGGACTGGGCTTCCACCGTCATGGTGGCGATGGGCCGGGCAATCAGGCGATTGATGCCGATGGGCTCGCCCGTCTTGTCGCACCAGCCGTATTCGTCTGCGTCGATGCGGCGCAGGGCGGAATCGATCTTACCGATCAGCTTGCGCTGGCGATCGCGGGTGCGAAGTTCGATCCCCCAATCGGTTTCGCTGGAGGCCCGGTCATTCAAATCGGCTTCGCGGATCGGACCGTCCTGCAGGTTCTGAAGCGTGTTTTCGGCTGCGGTCAGGATGGACTTCTTCCATTCCAGGAGCACGACGCGGAAATAGTTCAGCTGCTTGTCCGACATGTACTCCTCGTCTTCCGAGGGCGTGTAATCGGCGGCGAGCGCACGCTTCGCCTTTGCAAGAATATCGATATCGTCGCCCAGCACAGAGGCCATCAACGCAGTACTCCCAAGCATCCAGCCGCCGCGCCTTGTCCCCGCAATTGGCTTTGGTCGGCGGGGCGGCATCCGGTCGGTGCGGCGGGCCTATAAAGACGCATGGTGACAGGCACAAGACGCGAAGTCCCCACGACCCTGCCGCGCCGATCCCTGCCCGTTGCCTGCCCGATGGTGAAAGGGGCGTTAACCATTTCTTGACCTCGATGGGGTGAAACCGGTGATGCAAGAGCCTTCCGGCAGGGGATCGGGAGGCCAAGACAGGGACTTGGGGATATGGAACTGGTATCGATCGCAGCGTTCGAAGACGCCAAGAAAGCGGCCCGCAAGGCTGGTGACCAGCTGATTGCGAAATGCCTGGGGGCAGCGCAGGCCGGCGACACCAACGCCTGGTACGACCTGGGCGTTGCCTTCTCCACCGGAAGCCACGGCGTCGAATGCGACCTGGTCGAAGCACATATGTGGTTCAACCTTGCCGCTTCGAAGGGTCACGAGGAAGCCGCATGGTGCCGGGCCGATATCTCCGACGAGATGACCGCCCGCGAAATCGGCGAAGCCCAGCGCCGCGCCCGCGAATGGCTTGCCAGCAGCGCACGCCGCGTCGCCTGAGCGCCTAACTTTTCCGGAAGGGCGTGCGCTCGTCCAGGAAGACACGGTCGATGGAGATGCCTTCGCGTTCCCGCTGAAGGAAATCCGCCACCGCGCGCCGGAAGCCCGGATCGCGAA
This genomic interval from Paraurantiacibacter namhicola contains the following:
- the mutS gene encoding DNA mismatch repair protein MutS, translated to MAGGATPMMQQYLSLKGEAGDCLLFYRMGDFFELFFEDARVAAGVLDIALTSRGEHDGQPVPMCGVPVHSAESYLARLIKAGCRVAIAEQVETPEEAKARAKREGLPSSKVLVARDIVRFVTAGTLTEEALLEPRRANMLAAVCELRGSVGIAACDISTGRMELEECAPDALPAALARIGASELVAPEGWPAAPDAIPRPASDFASDDGAARLKAIHGTSTLDGFGSFTRAMLAAAAGLVAYLDHAGRGTLPFLLPPVARASDAALAMDEATRTSLEILTAQDGGRAGSLAAAVDRCSTGAGARLLAEDLSAPLRDRAAIEQRLALVAFLHDDPILRADLREVLRALPDIGRALGRIVAGRGSPRDLGQVRDGLVEARRVRDFLQASDERPALLDRLLPDMGGHGALTDLLGRALVPSPPTERQGGGYIAAGYDAALDELRDVSGNARRAIAALEGRYREETDTPSLKIKHNGVLGYFIEVPAKHGDKLMAADSGFTHRQTMANAVRFNSLKLHEEASRISEAGGRALAAEEAHFEELVEAVVTARQAIAATAAALARLDVGAGQAERAAEGGWARPEIAEARCLEIEGGRHPVVEAALAKSGERFVANDCTLGETDRLWLIGGPNMGGKSTFLRQNALIVLLAQAGGYVPASRAKIGLVDRLFSRVGASDNLARGRSTFMVEMVETAAILSQATEDSFVILDEVGRGTSTYDGLALAWAVVEAVHETNRARCLFATHYHELSRLAETCDSLSLHHVRAREWKGELVLLHELAEGPADRSYGLAVAKLAGVPQPVVKRAKSVLDKLEKGRAETGGLAAGLGELPLFAAAAEAEEEECDLLREKLSATDVDALSPREALELLYELKREAGTG
- a CDS encoding YidH family protein — encoded protein: MAENPDPASDTDKSTKWAEDRTDWAEDRTIMALERTFAGWMRTAFAAIAIGIGFRALFGEFEPPWLAKAIATMFITLAIVFALGAERRACRAFTRLSSHAVDSPKLPNIKLIAYAISAGAALLIVALWVLNDGQIAA
- a CDS encoding cob(I)yrinic acid a,c-diamide adenosyltransferase, which gives rise to MVKLNKIYTRTGDDGTSGLVDGSRVAKFCPRMDAIGVVDEANAALGLALLAAQDHAEALTRIQNDLFDLGADLATPGDDFAPSEMVLRIVQSQVDWLEQAIDALNENLEPLTSFILPGGSEGAGRLHIARGTVRRAERAMAELAASEPVNPAALAYINRLSDYLFVLSRAVNAAQGGDPLWVPGANR
- a CDS encoding HIG1 domain-containing protein — translated: MQTVLIIVLVFLMVMVVVALVRGIVAFLQSTKMDLEEGDERMHANQTKQNQAMFARIKYQALAIVVVAIILAMAS
- the gluQRS gene encoding tRNA glutamyl-Q(34) synthetase GluQRS translates to MTITRFAPSPNGPLHLGHAYSAIVAHDLVAARAGRFLLRIEDIDGGRSRSELPEQFRADLAWLGLEWEEVAAQSTRIEAYEAAAETLRGEGLLYPCSCTRADIAAAATQTDPMGAPLYPGTCRTRGPVGEGPFAWRLDVDEAVSRTGALTWSDELAGEQEAQPGLLGDVVLVRKDAATPASYHLAATLDDAADGVTLVTRGSDLFAATHVHRLLQELLSLPVPRWHHHALLVEPDGQKLAKRRGSGAAGFGLSERRLAGEDGPALAADIRAGRFPSGISLSPSLS
- a CDS encoding HNH endonuclease, whose product is MFKADLIERAANFRSMAEDPERTLESCPALVLNADYTPLSYYPLSLWPWQTAIKAVFLERVDIIASYDRAVHSQSLDMKVPSVIALRQYVKPSEFPAFTRFNLFLRDRFSCQFCGSQQHLTFDHVVPRRLGGKTTWENIATACAPCNMKKGGRTPQQAGMQLYTRPIRPTHWQLQQQGRGFPPNFLHETWRDWLYWDIELEA
- the kynU gene encoding kynureninase, translated to MLQSARELDAGDAIAGYRGQFDLPPGVIYLDGNSLGALPLRTAAHLGEVVRKQWGEGLIRSWNTADWVNLPQRVGGKIAPLIGAQPHEVIACDSTSVNLFKLIAAALQMRPGRKVVLSEPGNFPTDLYMIAGLEAQGLAERRLAERARLVDALDDDVALLMLTHVHYKTGEMFDMAALTKAAHEAGALVLWDLSHSTGAVPVQLNAAGADFAVGCGYKYLNGGPGAPAFAYAAERHHDTMGQPLTGWFGHAAPFAFEDDYRPAPGMERMLAGTPPVLGLSALEQGVELVAEIGMDRLVEKSRGLSEFLRRAIAHFAPDLPCISPADPAQRGSQLSFRHENAYALSQALIARGIIGDFRDPDILRLGLAPAYIRYEDCYRAAEALGEILQTGEWERDEFMQRAAVT
- a CDS encoding tryptophan 2,3-dioxygenase codes for the protein MANGDVTYSSYLDLDRVLSAQHPASDAHDEFLFIIVHQASELWLKLCLHELSAARDLIIADELSPAFKMLARVARAQNQLISSWDVLSTMTPHDYSLIRPHLGGSSGFQSAQYRLMEFMLGGRNPDMVTMHEATPDVAAKLRAELERPSLYGEVLRLMRRRGFSIPDGLVKGDLAGPHEAIPEVTQAWAQVYRQPDEYWDLYELAEKLVDLEYHFQRWRFGHLKTVERIIGFKRGTGGTAGVPYLESVLKLGFFPELLAVRTEI
- a CDS encoding DUF4112 domain-containing protein, which translates into the protein MEDPQKPRPARPRPMQAGPAMEGRDGFDLPLGNDPQSIRRRIEAMEKVLERSFVIPGINRPVGLDAIAGLIPVVGDFITAAMGAYIVWEARNLGLPKWKLLRMAGNIAVDSAVGAVPLAGDLFDFLYRSNSKNLRIVKAHLDKHHPATQVIEQ
- a CDS encoding ABC transporter substrate-binding protein; the encoded protein is MRGIARSFLAGLTLLVAACSGSDDGIVRVVLAGEGQDLTNSGLRLAPGAQLARAATASGLVTFDAGGEVIPGLADSWIVTDDGRSYIFRLRNARWPDGTAIDGRTAAASLRRAISGLEGTSLALDLAPVAEVRAMAGRVVELRLSAPMPNLLQVLAQPELALRTNRQGLGPMMMEDGGEGTVDLAMRSPSSRGLPEDEDWAQDFRPVALSSASAEDAIAGFFDGQSDLVTGGRLDFWPLADPGPLSRGALRIDPAIGLFGLQVVRTNGVLSTPEGRDALSLALDRDALIEPFGIAGWSPTARIVPPALYGDANVPERWTQFSLEERRSEAGRRIASLVSQLGEDAARVTIYLPAGPGNDRLFAELDAQWRPLGLDLVREERRASAEIVLVDRTARFAGPRWYLNQFHCDLDRGVCSPEADDMIAAAVRGRSELPMAQIMEQAEAQMLQEAIYIPIGAPIRWSLVRGGLDAFVPNAWAFHPLPPLAQIPN
- a CDS encoding PilZ domain-containing protein, whose translation is MSNVDTRQVKRDSLFLLAEVRVDGGDQVFRVKVRNLSAGGMMAETADARVLRGTPVTVVLRNIGEVEGSIAWIQGERFGIAFAEEIDPQLARATMEANTGNSDTPRFVRPVGVAKDDSRIRKI